One Melospiza melodia melodia isolate bMelMel2 chromosome 1, bMelMel2.pri, whole genome shotgun sequence genomic window carries:
- the LOC134418766 gene encoding erythroblast NAD(P)(+)--arginine ADP-ribosyltransferase-like, with protein sequence MAPLAQTLALLAMAMATTAVEVVTLDMAPYSFDDQYQGCGPAMKAALPALNNSEFEQNEKFAEVWVKAAAEWQSRGLPESPLSPEQATAIMAFTMDGLSSMFNVAVRVAGRSDMEYRDNFHFKTLHFLLTDALATLRDAQKGQCLDVFQRVCGGWFEAQHGDIIRFGEFMLVSLSKPTGECSNDTVLELHTCHGVEIQFFTEHPEEKVVLIPPFETFNVTQITQEGNKTQIQLLSTGTLSEFNCVWCEVGASPAPLSTSEDSS encoded by the exons ATGGCACCCCTGGCTCagaccctggcactgctggcaatgGCCATGGCCACCACGGCTGTCGAGGTGGTGACCCTGGACATGGCCCCGTACTCCTTTGATGACCAGTACCAGGGCTGTGGCCCTGCCATGAAGGCAGCATTGCCGGCCCTCAACAACTCCGAGTTTGAGCAGAATGAGAAGTTTGCTGAGGTATGGGTAAAGGCTGCAGCCGAGTGGCAGAGTCGGGGGCTCCCTGAGTCCCCTCTGTCTCCAGAGCAGGCCACTGCCATTATGGCCTTCACAATGGATGGCCTGTCCAGCATGTTCAATGTTGCTGTGCGTGTGGCCGGGCGTTCCGACATGGAATACCGGGACAACTTCCACTTCAAAACGCTGCATTTCCTGCTGACCGATGCCCTGGCAACGCTGCGGGATGCTCAGAAAGGGCAGTGTCTTGAtgttttccagagggtttgtgggGGCTGGTTTGAGGCACAGCATGGTGATATCATCCGGTTCGGTGAATTCATGTTGGTGTCCCTGAGCAAACCAACTGGCGAGTGCTCCAATGACACGGTGCTCGAGTTGCACACGTGCCATGGCGTGGAAATCCAGTTTTTCACCGAACATCCAGAAGAGAAGGTGGTGCTGATCCCACCCTTTGAGACCTTCAATGTCACCCAAATCACCCAGGAAGGAAACAAGACACAGATCCAACTCCTCTCCACCGGGACCTTAAGCGAATTCAACTGCGTGTGGTGTGAG GTCggagcatccccagcaccccTTTCCACCTCAGAGGACTCCTCCTAG